The Impatiens glandulifera chromosome 8, dImpGla2.1, whole genome shotgun sequence genome includes a window with the following:
- the LOC124912550 gene encoding la-related protein 1C-like isoform X2, translating into MTAKASLIESPIPPSTVVSQEFADNPQQQDKKMKNIPWAQIVRGDTEEEKEMPLTPPSPPPSPPVEPIKEEPITLPDIHIEVSAPAAADTGNADSPKKSPWNKPVNGVVGVSSVIGGVTFWPALSDSSAVSVAKSTVESTIKPVSGNQPVSNSKEPVVVPPKQTNTNRNSNPAPNNKAADRHRWNNRRHGNHGHHGFRNGHHSYGRPMPTPSLPSPPPPPPPPPPPPFPCFELPYGPYFPMMDNPRGFPIDQSFRRVNFVSHQRGEGSRLNQDRNWSAARYSFVRDPRIGRPFVPIRGFMRSPIPPPPPPPPMGPFGNPIRLGPPFLYYSPVPFYGPAPMPPPPPPPPRVFYPVMDPSFVASLVSQIDYYFSEDNLVKDHYLRTNMDDYGWVPVTLIAGFPRVKKLTDDTDLILDSLRASTVVEIKDGKVRSNDWKRWVSHTTGITSNSSRIEEKGIGSSSSPDVCVVAEEMAANLKLEEGESSST; encoded by the exons ATGACAGCCAAAGCATCACTGATCGAGTCTCCGATTCCTCCTTCTACTGTTGTTTCACAAGAATTCGCAGATAATCCGCAGCAACAagacaagaagatgaagaacatacCTTGGGCTCAAATCGTTCGTGGTGATACCGAGGAGGAAAAAGAAATGCCATTGACCCCGCCGTCACCGCCGCCATCGCCGCCAGTTGAGCCGATAAAGGAGGAACCCATAACTTTGCCCGACATTCATATCGAAGTCTCCGCCCCCGCCGCTGCTGATACAGGCAATGCTGATTCTCCGAAGAAGTCGCCTTGGAATAAACCAGTCAATGGGGTTGTTGGGGTTTCATCTGTGATTGGCGGCGTCACCTTTTGGCCTGCTCTTTCCGATTCATCTGCTGTTTCTGTTGCGAAATCTACCGTGGAATCCACCATCAAGCCTGTATCTGGAAATCAGCCTGTCTCCAATTCTAAG GAACCTGTTGTAGTTCCCCCAAAGCAAACTAATACTAATCGCAATTCCAACCCTGCACCAAACAACAAGGCTGCTGATCGCCATAGATGGAATAATAGGCGTCATGGGAATCATGGTCATCATGGTTTCAGGAATGGTCATCATAGCTATGGCCGTCCAATGCCAACCCCATCACTACCTTCACCTCCACCCCCACCTCCGCCACCACCTCCACCACCATTCCCATGTTTTGAATTACCATATGGGCCTTACTTTCCAATGATGGACAATCCAAGAGGTTTTCCAATTGATCAGTCTTTTAGGAGGGTGAATTTTGTGTCTCATCAACGTGGAGAGGGCTCTCGTTTGAACCAAGATCGTAACTGGAGTGCTGCTCGATACTCCTTTGTTAGGGATCCTCGCATTGGTAGGCCATTTGTTCCTATTAGGGGTTTCATGAGATCACCAATACCACCCCCTCCTCCGCCACCACCCATGGGACCTTTTGGAAATCCCATTAGGCTTG GACCTCCATTCTTGTACTATTCACCAGTGCCATTTTACGGTCCTGCACCAATGCCACCACCACCGCCCCCTCCACCTCGTGTGTTTTATCCAGTTATGGATCCTTCTTTTGTGGCGTCACTGGTCAGCCAAATAGACTATTATTTCAG TGAAGATAATCTAGTCAAAGATCATTACTTGAGGACGAATATGGATGACTATGGCTGGGTCCCTGTTACATTAATCGCTGGATTTCCTAGA GTGAAGAAACTAACCGATGATACTGATCTGATATTGGACTCATTGAGAGCCTCCACAGTGGTGGAAATTAAG gATGGGAAAGTGAGGAGCAATGATTGGAAGAGATGGGTATCCCATACGACCGGGATTACAAGTAACAGTAGCAGGATTGAGGAAAAGGGAATcggttcatcttcttctccagATGTCTGTGTAGTAGCTGAAGAGATGGCTGCTAATCTGAAACTTGAAGAAGGAGAATCTTCTTCAACCTAG
- the LOC124912550 gene encoding la-related protein 1C-like isoform X1, producing MTAKASLIESPIPPSTVVSQEFADNPQQQDKKMKNIPWAQIVRGDTEEEKEMPLTPPSPPPSPPVEPIKEEPITLPDIHIEVSAPAAADTGNADSPKKSPWNKPVNGVVGVSSVIGGVTFWPALSDSSAVSVAKSTVESTIKPVSGNQPVSNSKEPVVVPPKQTNTNRNSNPAPNNKAADRHRWNNRRHGNHGHHGFRNGHHSYGRPMPTPSLPSPPPPPPPPPPPPFPCFELPYGPYFPMMDNPRGFPIDQSFRRVNFVSHQRGEGSRLNQDRNWSAARYSFVRDPRIGRPFVPIRGFMRSPIPPPPPPPPMGPFGNPIRLDAGPPFLYYSPVPFYGPAPMPPPPPPPPRVFYPVMDPSFVASLVSQIDYYFSEDNLVKDHYLRTNMDDYGWVPVTLIAGFPRVKKLTDDTDLILDSLRASTVVEIKDGKVRSNDWKRWVSHTTGITSNSSRIEEKGIGSSSSPDVCVVAEEMAANLKLEEGESSST from the exons ATGACAGCCAAAGCATCACTGATCGAGTCTCCGATTCCTCCTTCTACTGTTGTTTCACAAGAATTCGCAGATAATCCGCAGCAACAagacaagaagatgaagaacatacCTTGGGCTCAAATCGTTCGTGGTGATACCGAGGAGGAAAAAGAAATGCCATTGACCCCGCCGTCACCGCCGCCATCGCCGCCAGTTGAGCCGATAAAGGAGGAACCCATAACTTTGCCCGACATTCATATCGAAGTCTCCGCCCCCGCCGCTGCTGATACAGGCAATGCTGATTCTCCGAAGAAGTCGCCTTGGAATAAACCAGTCAATGGGGTTGTTGGGGTTTCATCTGTGATTGGCGGCGTCACCTTTTGGCCTGCTCTTTCCGATTCATCTGCTGTTTCTGTTGCGAAATCTACCGTGGAATCCACCATCAAGCCTGTATCTGGAAATCAGCCTGTCTCCAATTCTAAG GAACCTGTTGTAGTTCCCCCAAAGCAAACTAATACTAATCGCAATTCCAACCCTGCACCAAACAACAAGGCTGCTGATCGCCATAGATGGAATAATAGGCGTCATGGGAATCATGGTCATCATGGTTTCAGGAATGGTCATCATAGCTATGGCCGTCCAATGCCAACCCCATCACTACCTTCACCTCCACCCCCACCTCCGCCACCACCTCCACCACCATTCCCATGTTTTGAATTACCATATGGGCCTTACTTTCCAATGATGGACAATCCAAGAGGTTTTCCAATTGATCAGTCTTTTAGGAGGGTGAATTTTGTGTCTCATCAACGTGGAGAGGGCTCTCGTTTGAACCAAGATCGTAACTGGAGTGCTGCTCGATACTCCTTTGTTAGGGATCCTCGCATTGGTAGGCCATTTGTTCCTATTAGGGGTTTCATGAGATCACCAATACCACCCCCTCCTCCGCCACCACCCATGGGACCTTTTGGAAATCCCATTAGGCTTG ATGCAGGACCTCCATTCTTGTACTATTCACCAGTGCCATTTTACGGTCCTGCACCAATGCCACCACCACCGCCCCCTCCACCTCGTGTGTTTTATCCAGTTATGGATCCTTCTTTTGTGGCGTCACTGGTCAGCCAAATAGACTATTATTTCAG TGAAGATAATCTAGTCAAAGATCATTACTTGAGGACGAATATGGATGACTATGGCTGGGTCCCTGTTACATTAATCGCTGGATTTCCTAGA GTGAAGAAACTAACCGATGATACTGATCTGATATTGGACTCATTGAGAGCCTCCACAGTGGTGGAAATTAAG gATGGGAAAGTGAGGAGCAATGATTGGAAGAGATGGGTATCCCATACGACCGGGATTACAAGTAACAGTAGCAGGATTGAGGAAAAGGGAATcggttcatcttcttctccagATGTCTGTGTAGTAGCTGAAGAGATGGCTGCTAATCTGAAACTTGAAGAAGGAGAATCTTCTTCAACCTAG
- the LOC124911898 gene encoding thaumatin-like protein 1b — protein MAKQQSFIFLLVLTIINLFSTEVIASATFTIVNNCDYTVWPGILSNAGITPLPTTGFQLQKGESKTINAPSNWGGRFWARTLCSQDSTGKFSCITADCGSNTIECSGNGAKPPATLAEFTLDGAGGMDFYDVSLVDGYNIPMLVVPQGGSGVNCTTTGCLTDLNTVCPSELKVNGAAGDGVACRSACEAFGEPKYCCSGAFGTPETCRPSEYSEMFKQACPRAYSYAYDDHSSTFTCTGADYLITLCPTPTTTSKKSSDGTDGSPLINGTMIYEGAPDAGSASISLHAFGSQQVIAQAGVVIVTFLSYWWLFPLL, from the exons ATGGCTAAACAACAATCATTCATCTTTCTTCTTGTCCTCACAATCATCAATCTCTTCTCAACAG AAGTAATTGCATCCGCAACATTCACCATCGTCAACAACTGCGATTACACAGTCTGGCCTGGAATTCTCTCCAACGCTGGCATCACTCCACTACCCACCACCGGTTTCCAGCTCCAAAAGGGTGAATCAAAAACCATCAACGCCCCTTCAAACTGGGGCGGTCGTTTCTGGGCAAGAACACTCTGTTCCCAAGATTCAACTGGAAAATTCTCATGTATCACCGCCGACTGTGGTTCCAATACAATAGAATGCTCCGGAAACGGTGCTAAACCGCCGGCAACTTTAGCAGAATTTACCCTCGACGGCGCCGGCGGGATGGATTTCTACGACGTAAGTCTCGTAGATGGGTATAACATTCCGATGTTAGTAGTTCCTCAAGGTGGTTCCGGCGTTAACTGTACAACCACCGGTTGTTTAACAGATCTAAACACTGTATGTCCGTCGGAGTTGAAAGTTAACGGCGCCGCCGGAGACGGCGTCGCGTGTAGAAGCGCGTGTGAGGCTTTTGGTGAACCAAAGTATTGTTGCAGCGGCGCGTTTGGAACGCCGGAGACTTGCCGACCGTCGGAGTATTCTGAGATGTTTAAACAAGCTTGCCCACGCGCTTATAGCTACGCGTATGATGATCATAGTAGTACTTTTACTTGCACCGGCGCCGACTATCTTATTACATTATGTCCGACGCCGACTACTACTAG CAAAAAATCATCTGACGGAACTGATGGATCGCCACTAATCAACGGTACGATGATTTACGAGGGTGCACCCGATGCGGGTAGTGCGTCGATATCTTTGCACGCTTTTGGATCTCAACAAGTTATCGCTCAAGCTGGTGTCGTAATCGTCACGTTTCTTTCTTATTGGTGGTTGTTTCCGCTTTTATAA